TAGACCGCTTCGCAAGCCCCGGCATTGTGCAGGGAACGTTTTCGTTCGATGCGACGGCGCTCGGCGATTTCGATAATATCCCGTATGGGGAGCATTTTATGATACAGGGGCGGTTTCTGATCGAATTGCAGTGAGCGTTGAGTATGCGGCTTGTCAAACTTGCGATCGGTCTGGTTATCCTGTTGCTGGTGCCCTTTTTGCTGTGGGGGCGCGGCGTGGAGGAAATGTTTACCATCGACGGCACGATTTCCTGGCTGCGCGGTTTCGGAGCATGGGGCATAGCGGCCGCCGTGCTGTTGCTGGCCTCCGACATTCTGCTGCCCATTCCCGCCACGCTGGTCATGACCGCGCTGGGCATGCTGTACGGGCCGGTGGTCGGCGGCCTGATCGGCGCCGGGGGGTCTTTTCTGGGGGGCATGGTCGCTTTCCTGGTCTGCGCGAAGTGGGGCCGCCCGGCCGCGCGTCATTTGGTGAGCGACACCGAACTTGTCCG
This region of Bacteroidetes bacterium SB0662_bin_6 genomic DNA includes:
- a CDS encoding VTT domain-containing protein, which produces MRLVKLAIGLVILLLVPFLLWGRGVEEMFTIDGTISWLRGFGAWGIAAAVLLLASDILLPIPATLVMTALGMLYGPVVGGLIGAGGSFLGGMVAFLVCAKWGRPAARHLVSDTELVRGEALFERWGAWIIVLSRWLPIIPEAVSCMAGIVSMPRRLFTGALACGVVPPAFTFAIVGHLGVERPALTFLLSALLPAAFWLVVHRKMRRATSMNST